Genomic window (Spirosoma sp. KCTC 42546):
TAGTCCACTAAGTAGGCTGCTACTTTGGGGTGTTGCCCCAGCCGTAATCTGATAGGTTACAGCTCCCGTGCCACCCGTAGGGGTCATGATGATAGCTCCACTGGTCGGACTAAGGCAACCAACGGGCTTTGAGGTTGCTGTTAGCGTAAGAGCAGCCGGTTGCCCAACCGTTGTGGTTTGTTTACCTGTACAGCCTAGCCCATCCTTCACTGTAATCTCGTAGGTGTTGGCAGCCAGGCCAGTAAACTGAGCTCCTGTCTGAAATGGCCCAGTCCCAAGTTGGTATTGATAAGTTCCCGTTCCACCCGTAGCGCTAACCGATACGCTTCCATCTGACGTACCGACGCACCGGGTTGGTGCGGGCGTTAATTTAATGGCAAAGGGAGCTGGTTGCCCAATATTTACCGATTGAAAAACGACACAATTATTTTTGTCTGACACCATGACGGTGTACGTGGTGTTGGCAACCAGATTAATAAATGTACCGCTGGTCTGAGGGCTTGCCAGATTAAGGATTGAGTAACGAAAATCACCTACACCACCTATAGCCGAAGCAATCAACGCACCATCGCCCCCTCCAACACATTTGGTACCAATAACCGTTGTACTAACTATGATCTCCGGCGGCTGTTTTAGCTCGACATTCGTTTGAACAGTACACCCTTTTGTATCTTTTACAGTCATTAAATAAGTCCCCGCCTTCAGATTGCCAAAAACATTAAGCGCTTTAAACGGCTCATTCCCAATCTGGTACTGCAATGCCCCCACCCCTCCAGTGCTATTCATGTATATTACGCCATCGTTTCCAGCATTACATAACGGAGATTGCGTGTCGGGTGTGACTAATATAGGACTATAAACCTGAACCGTAGCCGCGGCAGTTGTTGTCGTTATGGTTGTAACGATACCTGTAGAGCTGGTAGTCGTGGAGCTGGTAGCCGTGGAACTGACAGCAGAAGTACTGGTTACTTCGCAGATTGCGGTGTAAGTTGTGGTTTGTTTTGGTGTAACGGCAATTACATTTCCCGTCTGCGTTGTAGACCACCGAAGAGCCCCTGTAGTTGGGCAACCAGAAGCGGTAAGCGTTACACTTGTTCCTGAACAAACAGTTGCAGTAGTGGCTGCCGAACTCACCGTTAGCGTTAGATCGGCAGGTGCAGCAAGAGTACCAGGATCAGCAGCCCAGGTGGTCACTAGAAAACCCATCAACCCGACTAACGTAAAGCCAAGCTTCTTACCAGTATTTACTAAAAACCAGTACTGAAAATGTAAATAATTGTTCATACTTAGGTGGTCATAGCTAACAAACAAAGATAGTCTGATCAAGTACGAAACCTAAGCCGCTAGCCAAGTATTATAGCTTGGCAGCACACAATTTATCGTGTGGAACGTTAAATAGAAGTAGCGGGCTGAACGGGTTATTTAGCAACAAATAAGTCCAATTAAGCGGGCGGGCGTATTAGTAGAAAAGGCCCCAATCGTCCGGAGCATCGTTATCTTTATCAAAGCCATTAACCCATTCAACAAACAGTAGTCGAAATTGCTCGATCTCCTCACGAAGTACGTTCAAATAGGCCGTAGCGGCTAGCTTCTCCGCTTTACAATACGAGGTTTGAGCAAGCAGTTCACGGGCGTGCATTTTTATAATCACGGCATTTTCCATCCGCAGGGTATATAAATCTCCCCCTTCTGCCCCAACAATCTTGGGAGCTAACATCATGGCATTCGCCAGCATCTGCTCATGCATCATGAGCACATCTTCTTCCTTATTGATGGTTTCGACAATAGCCTGTGTCAGCTCCATCAATTCATTCGCTTTCCGCAGGATGGGCAAATTTTTGATGCGTCGATTTTCTGCCTCCATTTCGGCACGGGCTTCTTCGGGGTCATAGTCCTCGTCAAAGCCATCCCAATCCAGAAAGCTATCGTCGTCGTCTTCGTCGTCAAAGTTCATCGCAAAACGGGCAGAGGGAATGATCACCTTCTGCATGCCAAAGTAACACAAACCTTTCCCAAAAACAAACCTTTCGTACCCAAAAAGCCATTCATGGTATCCAAAATAGTTCTACGATTTCAAACGCGGGACTCAACCTGTTCAATGGGGTTTGCTAACGAAGTCGGCAGTAGGGATTCACCTTCATCAAGCCTCCACTAACAGCAATAACTAGGAACGATCCAGCTAAAATTAAACGACCATACGATCACGCAATACGTACAGTTGAGGCCATTATCTTACAAAAAACAAGTATAGCCACACAGCATTTTTAGAGAAAAGAGTTTGGCAAAACGAACAAAAACGGGGGTAACCTGTATATTTGTCTGGTTTAGTACCCAGAGTAGATACTCCCGGAGTGGATACTCCCAGAGTGGACACTTCGGATTTCCCACTGTATCGAATGACATATTGTTTAGGCGTTAAAGTTGCATCGGGCCTGGTTGCCATCGCCGACAGACGGTTGACTTCCGGCTCAGAAGTATCGTCGAATCGGAAAATTTCGGTTCATGAAGTCGAGAATCACTCGCTGTTTATCATGACCTCGGGCCTTCGCTCAGTTCGCGATAAAGCCATCACGTATTTCAGTGAAGTGCTTACCGAACAGGATCGATCCTTTAATAAGCTCTACAAAGCGGTCAACGCGTTTGGGGAACAGGTAAAACGGGTCGCTCAGGAAGATAAGTCGTCGATCATTGCCAATGGGTTAAATTTTAACCTGAATGCCATTGTTGGCGGTCAGTTAGAAGACGATGACGAACATAAGTTATACATGCTCTACCCGGAGGGCAATTGGGTTGAAGTAGATCAGGGATCTCCGTTCAAAATCATCGGCAACTCTGGCTACGGAAAGCCGCTGTTATTCAGAAACTTATCGTACGAATCCAGCTTACAGGATGCGCTCAAAATTGGCTTCCTTGCCTTTGATGCTACGCGCGTCAGTGCCAACGATGTCGATTATCCGTTAGATGTGGTCATCTACCCGAAAAACAGTTTTCACATGACCGAATATCGTCTTGAAAAAGAAGATATGGATGAAGTATCGCACCAGTGGAGTGCTCTATTGAGCAACTCCGTCCGAAAACTACCCTCCTACTGGATGGACCCTATTTTCGAGAAAGTCCGTTCGGCTAAGTAATTAGTGGGATAGGTGAAGTAGGTGAAATGAGTGGCCTAACCTCTGCACCTACTTCACCTATTCCACTTACCTCACTTTACCTACTACCATGCATCTCCATGTTCGGCACGCATCTGAATACACGTACGATCTGCCGGTGGCACTAGGGCCGCAAACGCTCTACCTTTACCCGCGAATGTATCCCTATCAGCGGTTGCTGACCTACGATTTGGTGATCGATCCAACACCAGCTCGGATTGTACGGAATATTGATGTGGAAGGTAATGTACAACAGCTGGTTTACTTTAGCCATCCTACGTCGTATCTGAAGGTGCAGGTAGAAATGGAGCTGGCTTCGGATGAGTTTAACTCCTTTGATTTCGTTCTGTTTCCCTTCGAAACCCAGCAGGTTCCTTTCCGGTATCCGAAAGCGGTAGAAGAATTGCTCTACCCCTATTTAGAGCGGGTGGGAATTTCAGAACGTGTTGAACGATGGGCACGCCAGTTAGCCACAGAAGCCGGTTGGCAAACTACAGCCTTTCTGATGGCCTTAAACCAAACGATTCGAAAATTTACCTACGAAATCCGTGAGCATGGCGCACCGTTCCCACCTGAACAAACGTTAACGTTACAAAAGGGATCCTGTCGGGACTATACAACTCTGTTTATGGCAGCCTGCCGGAGTTTAGGCATTGCTGCCCGTTTTGTAAGTGGTTATTTATTTGGTAATCCACAACAGGAACATCAATTGCATGCCTGGGCTGAAGTGTATTTACCCGGAGCAGGTTGGCGAGGTTTTGACCCGACAGAAGGATCAGTTGTCGTGAACCGGCATATTTTTTTGACCTCAACGGCTAAGCCTGAGTTGGCTGCACCTATCAGTGGTACGTTTACGGGTCAGGCTAATTCCAGCTTACGCTCAGAATTGGTGTTTGTGTGAACTAAGTGAATAAGTAAGTAATTGCCGTACGTGTATGGCTGACGTACCGGCTACGTATCGACTTACTCTAACTTACCCACTTACTGATTATATTTACAGCTTTAACCAAAAACATTATCCAACCCATCAAGTGGCATTAATTAAGTCTATTTCCGGGATTCGAGGAACGATTGGGGGGCGCAGCGGAGACGGGCTGACGCCTTTAGATGTAGTCAAGTTTACCGCTGCCTTTGGGCAATGGCTTCGAAAACGCAGCCCAGAACGACAAACGGTTGTTATTGGACGCGACGGACGCCTGTCAGGCGAAATGGTATCCAAACTAGTAGCCGCAACTTTACAGGGCCTTGGTTTAACCGTGGTTGATCTGGGCTTGTCGACCACACCAACCGTTGAACTGGCAGTACCGGGAGAAGGAGCCGCAGGGGGAATTATCCTGACCGCCAGTCATAACCCAATTCAATGGAATGCCCTCAAACTACTCAATGAAACGGGCGAGTTTATTTCAGCACAGGACGGAGCCGATGTACTGGCGATTGCCGAAGACGAATCGTTCGACTTTGCCGAAGTACGCAAATTAGGTCAGTACCGCACTGATTCAACCTGGTTACAGAAACATATCGACCTGATTCTGGCCTTGCCTTTGGTGGATCGGGAAGCCATTGCCGGACGAAATTTCCGGCTTGTTGTCGATGCGGTTAACTCAACCGGTGGTATAGCCGTACCTATGTTGCTTGAAGCCCTTGGTGTAGAACGCATTACGAAACTTCATTGCGAGCCAACCGGTAATTTTGCGCACAACCCCGAGCCGCTACCCGAAAACCTCCGTGACATTATTAAAGAGATGAACAAAGGCAACGCCGATCTTGGTATTGTCGTAGATCCGGATGTAGATCGGCTGGCACTGATCTGTGAAGATGGGTCTCCTTTCGGGGAAGAATATACGCTGGTAGCTGTGGCCGATTACGTTCTGAAAAATAACCCTGCCGGAAGCGCCAAAACGAATAATACGGTATCGAACATGTCGAGTACGGTTGCCTTACGGGATGTGACCCAGAAATATGGTGGTCAGCATTCCGCATCTGCCGTGGGCGAAGTTCATGTGGTTGAGATGATGAAAGCCAAAGATGCTGTTATTGGTGGCGAAGGCAACGGGGGTATTATTTATCCAGAACTGCACTACGGCCGCGATGCATTGGTTGGTATTGCCTTATTTCTGACGCACCTGGCTAAGTCGGGCAAGTCGGCCTCTATGCTGCGTCGGACCTAC
Coding sequences:
- a CDS encoding T9SS type A sorting domain-containing protein translates to MNNYLHFQYWFLVNTGKKLGFTLVGLMGFLVTTWAADPGTLAAPADLTLTVSSAATTATVCSGTSVTLTASGCPTTGALRWSTTQTGNVIAVTPKQTTTYTAICEVTSTSAVSSTATSSTTTSSTGIVTTITTTTAAATVQVYSPILVTPDTQSPLCNAGNDGVIYMNSTGGVGALQYQIGNEPFKALNVFGNLKAGTYLMTVKDTKGCTVQTNVELKQPPEIIVSTTVIGTKCVGGGDGALIASAIGGVGDFRYSILNLASPQTSGTFINLVANTTYTVMVSDKNNCVVFQSVNIGQPAPFAIKLTPAPTRCVGTSDGSVSVSATGGTGTYQYQLGTGPFQTGAQFTGLAANTYEITVKDGLGCTGKQTTTVGQPAALTLTATSKPVGCLSPTSGAIIMTPTGGTGAVTYQITAGATPQSSSLLSGLGVGNYTVIGMDANGCTSLASVTIGKVDPIKAQATAIPATCCSCPTGAVSLTTTGGTGTGLQFQVIGQAAQTTNQITKLTPNTYRLRVLDDGGCADSTVAIVTDKNALTLSVGAIKNVSCAGGKDGQATVQVAGGAKPFTYFWQTERKDTLKPFVASQAALSEGTYTVSVRDSNRCTTSTVFVSLTATNPTPPKPTVSQVANSTLTVNQTAGIQWYVSTGTSSATAVPNATGATLVPFASGQYYAIVTINGCPSPPSDAINFILTALSEPIALLSARVVPNPIVDRLRVEIEQPERSAVQLYLLDASGRVVRTYQLPAFIGKKQAEWPIEGISTGTYLLKLTAESRQSVLRVAVE
- a CDS encoding peptidase — translated: MTYCLGVKVASGLVAIADRRLTSGSEVSSNRKISVHEVENHSLFIMTSGLRSVRDKAITYFSEVLTEQDRSFNKLYKAVNAFGEQVKRVAQEDKSSIIANGLNFNLNAIVGGQLEDDDEHKLYMLYPEGNWVEVDQGSPFKIIGNSGYGKPLLFRNLSYESSLQDALKIGFLAFDATRVSANDVDYPLDVVIYPKNSFHMTEYRLEKEDMDEVSHQWSALLSNSVRKLPSYWMDPIFEKVRSAK
- a CDS encoding transglutaminase family protein, coding for MHLHVRHASEYTYDLPVALGPQTLYLYPRMYPYQRLLTYDLVIDPTPARIVRNIDVEGNVQQLVYFSHPTSYLKVQVEMELASDEFNSFDFVLFPFETQQVPFRYPKAVEELLYPYLERVGISERVERWARQLATEAGWQTTAFLMALNQTIRKFTYEIREHGAPFPPEQTLTLQKGSCRDYTTLFMAACRSLGIAARFVSGYLFGNPQQEHQLHAWAEVYLPGAGWRGFDPTEGSVVVNRHIFLTSTAKPELAAPISGTFTGQANSSLRSELVFV
- the glmM gene encoding phosphoglucosamine mutase; the encoded protein is MALIKSISGIRGTIGGRSGDGLTPLDVVKFTAAFGQWLRKRSPERQTVVIGRDGRLSGEMVSKLVAATLQGLGLTVVDLGLSTTPTVELAVPGEGAAGGIILTASHNPIQWNALKLLNETGEFISAQDGADVLAIAEDESFDFAEVRKLGQYRTDSTWLQKHIDLILALPLVDREAIAGRNFRLVVDAVNSTGGIAVPMLLEALGVERITKLHCEPTGNFAHNPEPLPENLRDIIKEMNKGNADLGIVVDPDVDRLALICEDGSPFGEEYTLVAVADYVLKNNPAGSAKTNNTVSNMSSTVALRDVTQKYGGQHSASAVGEVHVVEMMKAKDAVIGGEGNGGIIYPELHYGRDALVGIALFLTHLAKSGKSASMLRRTYPNYYISKNKIELTANINVDAVLDRIQAKYARNPINTIDGVKIEFDKEWVHLRKSNTEPIIRIYSESDTLATADYLAGKIIDDIREVIAENR